The Siniperca chuatsi isolate FFG_IHB_CAS linkage group LG9, ASM2008510v1, whole genome shotgun sequence genome includes a region encoding these proteins:
- the tcea3 gene encoding transcription elongation factor A protein 3 isoform X10, whose protein sequence is MTREEDLIRIAKKLDKMVSRNNTEGAMDLLRELKGFNMTLRLLQETRIGMSVNGIRKHCTDEEVIALAKVLIKDWKRLLDSEKPSETKNGLDSSKTAASPNSSPSETKSSHRRLDVKPKHDSDPDKKHSNKYRKEKQNDEHKNKTERHADDLWDEKHLEEPQNEKHPQEIRKEKHLEELKKQKPAEDAQLELDNKKRKHVQDLQGEKHKPEPRKERLLEEPKKMRHVEEVKKEKHPEEPKKHSYTDDMKKDKHREESRHERPQRERPLNEKPADAQKPIFERRGVLDSTILYPTRFPSPPRPARPPPPIKRPSVDLKKDSFLTGSWPNRMPTVHDACCDGSVRKDGKDSSSRQPRPQAPRPASPPAKRPSLEVKKERKESSDSKPPSQKKTSDHVKKDRKDSSDSKGSKKHSDEAKRERKDSSDSKLYMNIQTEFQQPPKKPSVDVKKEKHRKDSCDSKPGQPVKRHSTDSKPDRRESTDSKKSSSPPAKKLTAERRESHSSKTAQPGPPQRKPSTDSIERKGKTDAPKTPTTPTSPMSPSFSSAGGPLPPHLATGDSVRDKCIEMLAAALRTDNDYKDFGTNCDSMAAEIEDHIYQDVKATDMKYKNRVRSRISNLKDPKNPGLRRNVLAGSIELSRIATMSAEEMASDELKQLRNVLTQEAIREHQMAKTGGTTTDLLQCGKCKKKNCTYNQVQTRSADEPMTTFVLCNECGNRWKFC, encoded by the exons ATGACGCGGGAGGAAGATCTCATCCGGATTGCTAAAAAACTGGACAAGATGGTGTCTAGAAATAACACG gaggGCGCCATGGACCTGCTGAGGGAACTGAAAGGTTTCAATATGACACTCAGACTTCTCCAG GAAACGAGGATCGGCATGTCTGTGAATGGTATCAGGAAGCACTGCACAGATGAGGAAGTCATTGCCTTGGCAAAGGTTCTCATTAAAGACTGGAAAAGACTTCTGG actcTGAGAAACCCTCTGAAACGAAGAACGGTTTGGACTCCAGCAAAACAGCAGCGTCTCCAAACAGCTCCCCCTCTGAGACAAAAAGCAG ccacaggagactggatGTCAAACCGAAACATGACTCAGATCCtgataaaaaacactcaaacaaatacagaaaagaaaaacaaaatgacgaacataaaaacaaaacagagagacacGCAGACGACCTCTGGGATGAAAAGCACCTGGAGGAGCCCCAAAATGAGAAACATCCCCAAGAAATCAGAAAGGAGAAGCATTTagaagaattaaaaaaacaaaaacctgcagAGGACGCCCAACTCGAATTAGATAACAAGAAACGGAAGCATGTGCAAGACCTGCAGGGTGAGAAACACAAGCCAGAACCAAGGAAAGAAAGGCTGTTAGAAGAACCAAAAAAGATGAGACACGTGGAAGAAGTCAAAAAGGAGAAACACCCAGAGGAGCCCAAGAAGCACAGCTACACAGATGACATGAAGaaggacaaacacagagaggaaagcAGACACGAGAGGCCGCAGCGAGAGAGACCACTGAATGAGAAGCCTGCTGACGCTCAAAAACCAATATTTGAAAG gagaGGAGTGTTGGACAGCACTATTCTGTATCCCACCCGgttcccctctcctcctcgACCTGCTCGGCCTCCTCCCCCGATCAAACGTCCCTCTGTGGACCTGAAAAAAGACAG TTTTCTAACGGGCTCATGGCCTAACAGGATGCCTACAGTGCATGATGCATGTTGTGATGGGTCAGTCAG GAAGGACGGTAAAGACTCTTCCTCCCGACAGCCTCGTCCTCAGGCTCCTCGACCCGCCTCTCCTCCGGCTAAGCGACCTTCGCTGGAAGTAAAGAAAGAGAG GAAGGAGTCATCCGACTCTAAACCTCCTTCACAGAAGAAGACGTCAGATCACGTGAAGAAAGACAG gaAAGACTCATCGGATAGCAAAGGATCTAAAAAACACTCAGATGAAGCCAAGAGAGAAAG GAAAGATTCATCTGATTCTAAACTGTACATGAACATACAGACAGAGTTTCAACAACCTCCCAAAAAGCCCAGTGTGgatgtcaaaaaagaaaaacacag GAAGGACTCCTGCGACTCGAAGCCCGGCCAACCTGTGAAACGTCATTCAACTGACTCCAAACCTGACAG GCGGGAATCCACTGAttcaaagaaaagcagctcaCCACCAGCAAAGAAGCTAACAGCTGAAAg GAGAGAGTCTCACAGCTCCAAGACTGCTCAGCCTGGACCTCCACAGAGGAAGCCCTCTACTGACAGCATTGAAAG AAAGGGCAAAACCGATGCCCCTAAAACCCCCACCACCCCGACAAGCCCCATGTCACCCAGCTTCAGTTCTGCCGGGGGTCCACTGCCCCCTCATCTCGCTACTGGAGACTCCGTCAGAGACAAGTGCATTGAGATGCTGGCAGCTGCCCTGCGCACCGACA ACGACTACAAAGATTTTGGAACTAACTGTGACAGCATGGCTGCAGAGATTGAAGATC ATATCTACCAGGACGTAAAGGCCActgatatgaaatataaaaacagagtcCGCAGCCGCATCAGCAACTTGAAGGACCCAAAGAACCCTGGGCTTCGCAGAAACGTACTCGCAGGAAGCATTGAATTAAGCCGCATCGCCACCATGTCTGCTGAG GAAATGGCCAGCGACGAGCTGAAACAGCTGAGGAACGTTCTCACCCAGGAGGCCATCAGGGAACACCAAATGGCCAAAACTGGTGGCACCACCACCGACCTGCTGCAGTGCGGCAAGTGCAAGAAGAAGAACTGCACCTACAACCAg gtGCAGACACGCAGTGCTGATGAGCCAATGACCACATTTGTTCTGTGTAATGAGTGTGGTAACCGCTGGAAG TTCTGCTGA
- the tcea3 gene encoding transcription elongation factor A protein 3 isoform X20 translates to MTREEDLIRIAKKLDKMVSRNNTEGAMDLLRELKGFNMTLRLLQETRIGMSVNGIRKHCTDEEVIALAKVLIKDWKRLLDSEKPSETKNGLDSSKTAASPNSSPSETKSRKDGKDSSSRQPRPQAPRPASPPAKRPSLEVKKERKDSCDSKPGQPVKRHSTDSKPDRRESTDSKKSSSPPAKKLTAERRESHSSKTAQPGPPQRKPSTDSIERKGKTDAPKTPTTPTSPMSPSFSSAGGPLPPHLATGDSVRDKCIEMLAAALRTDNDYKDFGTNCDSMAAEIEDHIYQDVKATDMKYKNRVRSRISNLKDPKNPGLRRNVLAGSIELSRIATMSAEEMASDELKQLRNVLTQEAIREHQMAKTGGTTTDLLQCGKCKKKNCTYNQVQTRSADEPMTTFVLCNECGNRWKFC, encoded by the exons ATGACGCGGGAGGAAGATCTCATCCGGATTGCTAAAAAACTGGACAAGATGGTGTCTAGAAATAACACG gaggGCGCCATGGACCTGCTGAGGGAACTGAAAGGTTTCAATATGACACTCAGACTTCTCCAG GAAACGAGGATCGGCATGTCTGTGAATGGTATCAGGAAGCACTGCACAGATGAGGAAGTCATTGCCTTGGCAAAGGTTCTCATTAAAGACTGGAAAAGACTTCTGG actcTGAGAAACCCTCTGAAACGAAGAACGGTTTGGACTCCAGCAAAACAGCAGCGTCTCCAAACAGCTCCCCCTCTGAGACAAAAAGCAG GAAGGACGGTAAAGACTCTTCCTCCCGACAGCCTCGTCCTCAGGCTCCTCGACCCGCCTCTCCTCCGGCTAAGCGACCTTCGCTGGAAGTAAAGAAAGAGAG GAAGGACTCCTGCGACTCGAAGCCCGGCCAACCTGTGAAACGTCATTCAACTGACTCCAAACCTGACAG GCGGGAATCCACTGAttcaaagaaaagcagctcaCCACCAGCAAAGAAGCTAACAGCTGAAAg GAGAGAGTCTCACAGCTCCAAGACTGCTCAGCCTGGACCTCCACAGAGGAAGCCCTCTACTGACAGCATTGAAAG AAAGGGCAAAACCGATGCCCCTAAAACCCCCACCACCCCGACAAGCCCCATGTCACCCAGCTTCAGTTCTGCCGGGGGTCCACTGCCCCCTCATCTCGCTACTGGAGACTCCGTCAGAGACAAGTGCATTGAGATGCTGGCAGCTGCCCTGCGCACCGACA ACGACTACAAAGATTTTGGAACTAACTGTGACAGCATGGCTGCAGAGATTGAAGATC ATATCTACCAGGACGTAAAGGCCActgatatgaaatataaaaacagagtcCGCAGCCGCATCAGCAACTTGAAGGACCCAAAGAACCCTGGGCTTCGCAGAAACGTACTCGCAGGAAGCATTGAATTAAGCCGCATCGCCACCATGTCTGCTGAG GAAATGGCCAGCGACGAGCTGAAACAGCTGAGGAACGTTCTCACCCAGGAGGCCATCAGGGAACACCAAATGGCCAAAACTGGTGGCACCACCACCGACCTGCTGCAGTGCGGCAAGTGCAAGAAGAAGAACTGCACCTACAACCAg gtGCAGACACGCAGTGCTGATGAGCCAATGACCACATTTGTTCTGTGTAATGAGTGTGGTAACCGCTGGAAG TTCTGCTGA